The following proteins are encoded in a genomic region of Brachypodium distachyon strain Bd21 chromosome 1, Brachypodium_distachyon_v3.0, whole genome shotgun sequence:
- the LOC100827856 gene encoding probable acyl-activating enzyme 1, peroxisomal translates to MRAAAARLLRKLIPRSVSRITSSSIGSTPDYYSNPHLDYSIPGPNLARARPFTSLPPCLPRASSSSSPTSYSSPLLGFVSLYSSLVGREAEAEAELEVLDMDAGTVRCAANYVPLTPISFIERAAAVYGDRAAVVYGEEARRRQWTWKEVRGRCVRVASSLATRFGVNRGDVVAVLCPNVPAMYELHFAVPMAGAVLCTFNTRHDAAMVSALLKHSGAKVFFVDSSLLGVGKAALRRLADQSGAASLPILVTISDDADSGDSDRRGNEYEVLIKNAPSGFDIRWPLNELDPIALNYTSGTTSRPKGVIYNHRATYLNTIATVLAYNITTMPTYLWTVPMFHCNGWHLPWGVAMQGGTNICLHHFTAKVIFDNIARHRVTHMGGAPTVLNMIINAVIADRKPLPGTVSVMTGGAPPPPHVLNGMEDLGFIVHHVYGLTETHGPTTACTWMPEWDVLPAGERAQLKARQGVNHIGMQDVDVKSPDTMKSVPHDGQTVGEVMFRGNTIMSGYYKDINATKESMAGGWLHTGDLAVRHPDGYIELKDRAKDIIISGGENISSIEVESMIFSHPAVLEAAVVARPDDHWGETPCAFVKLKDGANATEAEIIGFCRERLPHYMAPKTVVFEDLPKTSTGKTQKFVLREKARAMGSLTKTGNSKL, encoded by the exons ATGAGAGCCGCCGCGGCCCGTCTGCTCCGTAAACTAATCCCCCGCAGCGTCAGCAGaatcaccagcagcagcatcggATCAACGCCGGATTATTATTCTAATCCCCACTTGGATTATTCAATTCCCGGTCCCAATCTCGCCAGAGCGCGCCCGTTTACTTCGCTGCCACCATGCCTCCCTCGCGCTTCCTCATCGTCATCGCCTACTTCTTATTCTTCTCCCCTCCTTGGCTTCGTGTCTCTCTACTCCAGCCTTGTTGGAAGGGAagcagaggcggaggcggagttGGAGGTTCTGGACATGGACGCCGGCACGGTGCGCTGCGCGGCCAACTACGTGCCGCTGACGCCGATCAGCTTCATCGAGCGCGCCGCGGCCGTCTACggcgaccgcgccgccgtggtctacggggaggaggcgcggcgaaGGCAGTGGACGTGGAAGGAGGTCCGCGGCCGGTGCGTCCGCGTGGCCTCCTCGCTCGCCACACGCTTCGGCGTCAACCGCGGCGATGTG GTTGCTGTTCTCTGCCCGAACGTGCCGGCAATGTATGAGCTACACTTTGCCGTTCCCATGGCTGGCGCTGTCCTCTGCACATTCAACACGAGGCACGATGCAGCCATGGTGTCCGCCTTGCTGAAGCACTCTGGCGCCAAGGTGTTCTTCGTCGATTCGAGCCTCCTCGGCGTCGGGAAAGCGGCGCTGAGGCGCCTTGCCGATCAATCAGGCGCTGCCAGCCTTCCAATCCTTGTAACCATCTCAGATGATGCCGACTCCGGTGACTCTGACCGTCGGGGAAATGAGTACGAGGTTCTCATCAAGAACGCCCCTTCTGGGTTCGATATCCGGTGGCCCCTGAACGAGCTTGACCCGATCGCGCTCAACTACACGTCTGGCACGACGTCGCGGCCCAAGGGTGTGATCTACAACCACCGGGCCACCTACCTCAACACCATCGCAACGGTACTCGCCTACAACATCACCACCATGCCGACGTACCTGTGGACCGTGCCGATGTTCCACTGCAATGGCTGGCACCTGCCGTGGGGCGTCGCCATGCAGGGCGGCACCAACATCTGCCTGCACCACTTCACGGCCAAGGTCATCTTCGACAACATCGCACGGCACAGGGTGACGCATATGGGCGGCGCACCGACAGTGCTCAACATGATCATCAACGCGGTGATAGCGGACCGAAAGCCGCTGCCGGGGACGGTGAGCGTCATGACAGGCGGGGCACCGCCTCCACCCCACGTCCTGAACGGGATGGAGGATCTCGGCTTCATAGTGCACCATGTCTATGGCCTCACAGAGACGCACGGTCCAACCACCGCCTGCACGTGGATGCCGGAGTGGGACGTGTTGCCGGCTGGGGAGCGTGCTCAGTTGAAGGCACGACAAGGGGTAAATCACATCGGTATGCAAGACGTCGACGTCAAAAGCCCGGACACCATGAAGAGCGTACCCCACGACGGCCAAACGGTGGGCGAGGTGATGTTTCGTGGCAATACCATCATGAGCGGCTACTACAAGGACATCAACGCGACCAAGGAATCCATGGCCGGCGGGTGGTTGCACACCGGTGACCTTGCCGTGCGGCACCCGGACGGGTACATCGAGCTCAAAGACAGGGCCAAGGACATCATCATATCGGGGGGTGAGAACATCAGCTCGATTGAGGTGGAGTCGATGATCTTCAGCCACCCGGCGGTACTCGAGGCGGCAGTCGTGGCGAGGCCGGACGACCATTGGGGGGAGACGCCATGCGCCTTCGTCAAGCTGAAGGACGGTGCCAATGCCACGGAAGCAGAAATCATAGGCTTCTGCAGGGAGAGGTTGCCGCACTACATGGCGCCCAAGACGGTGGTGTTCGAAGATTTGCCCAAGACATCGACAGGTAAGACCCAAAAGTTTGTCCTCCGGGAGAAGGCCCGGGCAATGGGCAGCCTGACAAAGACGGGAAACAGCAAACTGTAA
- the LOC100822585 gene encoding probable acyl-activating enzyme 1, peroxisomal: protein MEGTVRCAANHAPLTPLSFLERAALVYGARTAVVFGEKEYSWRQTRERCLAGASALARLGVGRRDVVAALASNTPAMYELHFSVPMAGAVLCTLNTRHDAAMVSVLLQHSGAKVFLVESQFLALARHALALLAESNNNKNKPPLLVTIGIGNADGGEAEPEYEALLRSAPGGFGIRWPADELDPISLNYTSGTTSRPKGVVYSHRGAYLNSLATALANEMRAMPVYLWTVPMFHCNGWCMVWATAAQGGTSVCMPGSASGMSPKGIFDHIARHKVTNMGGAPTVLGMIVNAPASEQTPPLLASKRVRISTGGAPPPPHVLAKMDELGFDVVHGYGLTETYGPATLCVWKPEWDALPAAERARIRARQGVPHVMLDGLEIKDPVTMETVPSDGRAVGEVMLRGNTVMSGYYKDAAATAEAMRGGWLRTGDLGVRHPDGYVQLKDRSKDIIISGGENISSIEVESALFGHPAVLDAAVVARPDDHWGETPCAFVTLKEGASATTTAHDIIEFCRARLPRYMAPKTVVFADELPKTSTGKTQKYVLREKARAMGSLPKQGRRSKL from the coding sequence ATGGAAGGCACGGTGAGGTGCGCCGCGAACCACGCTCCTCTGACGCCCCTGAGCTTCCTGGAGCGCGCCGCGCTCGTGTACGGGGCGCGCACCGCCGTCGTCTTCGGCGAGAAGGAGTACTCGTGGCGTCAAACCCGGGAGCGGTGTCTCGCGGGCGCTTCAGCGCTCGCGCGCCTCGGCGTCGGCCGCCGGGACGTGGTGGCGGCTCTGGCCTCGAACACGCCTGCCATGTACGAGCTGCACTTCAGCGTTCccatggccggcgccgtgCTGTGCACGCTCAACACCCGGCACGACGCGGCCATGGTGTCCGTCCTCCTGCAGCACTCCGGCGCCAAGGTGTTCCTCGTCGAGTCCCAGTTCCTCGCCCTCGCGCGCCACGCCCTGGCTCTCCTCGCCGaatccaacaacaacaagaacaagcCGCCCCTGCTCGTCACGATCGGCATCGGCAACGCCGATGGCGGCGAGGCCGAGCCGGAGTACGAGGCGCTGCTGAGGAGCGCGCCGGGCGGGTTCGGCATCAGGTGGCCGGCGGACGAGCTGGACCCGATCTCGCTCAACTACACTTCCGGGACGACGTCGAGGCCCAAGGGCGTGGTGTACAGCCACCGGGGCGCGTACCTCAACTCGCTGGCCACGGCGCTGGCCAACGAGATGCGCGCCATGCCGGTCTACCTCTGGACCGTGCCCATGTTCCACTGCAACGGCTGGTGCATGGTCTGGGCCACGGCGGCGCAGGGCGGCACCAGCGTGTGCATGCCCGGCAGCGCCAGCGGCATGTCGCCCAAGGGCATCTTCGACCACATCGCGCGCCATAAGGTGACCAACATGGGCGGCGCCCCCACGGTGCTCGGCATGATCGTGAAcgcgccggcgtcggagcAGACGCCGCCGTTGCTGGCGAGCAAGCGGGTGCGCATCTCGACGGGCggcgcgcccccgccgccgcacgtgCTGGCCAAGATGGACGAGCTCGGGTTCGACGTGGTTCACGGGTACGGGCTCACGGAGACGTACGGCCCGGCGACGCTGTGCGTGTGGAAGCCCGAGTGGGACGCGCTGCCGGCTGCGGAGCGCGCCCGGATCAGGGCGCGCCAGGGCGTGCCGCACGTGATGCTGGACGGGCTGGAGATCAAGGACCCGGTGACCATGGAGACAGTACCTTCCGACGGGCGCGCCGTGGGCGAGGTGATGCTCAGGGGAAACACGGTGATGAGCGGGTACTACAAGgacgcggcggccacggcggaggCCATGCGCGGCGGGTGGCTGCGCACGGGGGACCTTGGCGTGCGGCACCCCGATGGGTACGTCCAGCTCAAGGACAGGTCCAAGGACATCATCATATCCGGCGGCGAGAACATCAGCTCCATCGAAGTGGAGTCGGCGCTGTTCGGCCACCCGGCGGTGCTTGACGCCGCCGTGGTGGCCAGGCCGGATGATCACTGGGGCGAGACGCCGTGCGCGTTCGTCACGCTCAAGGAAGGAGCGAGTGCGACAACGACGGCGCACGACATTATTGAGTTCTGCCGGGCTCGGCTGCCGCGCTACATGGCGCCGAAGACTGTGGTGTTTGCCGACGAGCTGCCCAAGACTTCCACCGGCAAGACGCAGAAGTATGTTCTCAGGGAGAAGGCCAGGGCCATGGGAAGCCTGCCTAAGCAAGGCAGAAGAAGCAAGCTGTAA
- the LOC100823512 gene encoding uncharacterized protein LOC100823512, producing the protein MTACSRGLVAPPFDLAAPWPRRPVRGAARAIRCCCYARLEPPRSRLATKAAAAASPERAEERRADGNKPAAARGRRRVGLTVTPSLPFPSPRSRRQPKQHDFYPRCTPRGPAPQSRDTPPKRDTGIASEKEWGINLLDEAVKESGTNEDGSTWYRESGEDVGENGYRSRWARMGGQTHDGSVEWKETWWEKSDWTGYKELGAEKSGKNAEGDSWWEKWKEVLHQDEWSNLARIERSAEKQAKSGAENAGWYEKWWEKYDAKGWTEKGAHKYGRLNEQSWWERWGEHYDGRGSVLKWTDKWAETDLGTRWGDKWEEKFFAGIGSRQGETWHASIGGDRWSRTWGEEHYGNGKVHKYGKSTTGESWDLVVDEETCYEAEPHYGWADVVGDSTQLLSIQPVERPPGVFPTFTCAAQGSTCQSAIGYVAPNATTYGELLARFNTSTLADLLGANNLPATTPSTARVPAKATVRIPFRCLCAAAGNGASVVGRSDRVPVYTVQPNDWMDAIARNVFDAFVTFQEIADANNIPKPDQIGVGQKLWIPLPCSCDQVLGSDVLHYAHTVAAGETTSGMAAKFGVLESTLVTLNKIADPKNLLQGQILDVPLPVCASSISSTSADHNLLRLPNGAYALTAQDCIQCSCSSNTYQLNCTSTQGKGCPAVPPCNGTLKLGQTNGTGCGSTTCAYSGYSNSSSLSIQTTLVSNQTTACQNSGSERSEFSGSMWMMVAISFHMVLILICFL; encoded by the exons ATGACCGCGTGCTCCAGGGGCCTCGTGGCGCCGCCGTTCGATCTGgccgcgccatggccgcgacGGCCCGTGCGtggcgccgcgcgcgcgatccgctgctgctgctacgcCCGGCTGGAGCCGCCGCGGAGCCGGCTCGCCAccaaggcggccgcggcggcctcccCTGAGCGCGCCGAGGAGCGGCGCGCCGACGGGAAcaaacccgccgccgcccggggccggcggcgcgtcgGACTCACCGTCACGCCCTCACTCCCGTTCCCTTCCCCTCG TTCTAGAAGGCAGCCCAAGCAGCACGATTTCTATCCACGGTGCACGCCAAGAGGGCCGGCTCCTCAGTCCCGCGACACCCCGCCCAAGAGAG ACACTGGTATTGCTAGTGAGAAGGAATGGGGAATCAACCTGCTGGATGAAGCAGTGAAGGAATCTGGGACAAATGAAGATGGAAGCACCTGGTATAGGGAGAGCGGAGAAGATGTTGGCGAGAATGGGTACCGTAGCCGCTGGGCTAGGATGGGAGGACAGACTCATGATGGTTCCGTTGAATGGAAAGAGACT TGGTGGGAGAAAAGTGATTGGACTGGATACAAGGAGCTAG GTGCGGAGAAATCTGGGAAGAACGCGGAGGGTGACTCTTGGTGGGAAAAATGGAAAGAAGTTCTGCACCAAGACGAATGGAG CAATCTTGCAAGAATTGAGAGGAGTGCAGAGAAGCAAGCTAAATCCGGGGCAGAAAATGCTGGGTGGTATGAGAAGTG GTGGGAGAAATATGATGCCAAGGGCTGGACAGAAAAAGGTGCACATAAATATGGAAGGTTAAATGAGCAGTCCTGGTGGGAGAGGTGGGGTGAACATTATGATGGGCGTGGCTCGGTATTGAAATG GACAGATAAGTGGGCAGAGACAGACTTAGGCACCAGATGGGGAGACAAATGGGAAGAGAAGTTCTTTGCTGGAATTGGTTCTCGACAAGGGGAGACATGGCATGCATCTATTGGTGGTGACC GCTGGTCAAGAACTTGGGGAGAAGAGCACTATGGCAATGG GAAAGTTCATAAATATGGGAAGAGCACAACCGGTGAGAGCTGGGATCTTGTTGTTGACGAGGAGACATGCTACGA GGCCGAGCCTCACTATGGGTGGGCTGATGTGGTTGGAGATTCCACGCAACTGTTGTCGATACAACCTGTTGAAAGGCCACCTGGAGTATTCCCAACT TTCACCTGCGCCGCCCAAGGCAGCACCTGCCAGTCCGCCATCGGCTACGTGGCCCCCAACGCCACCACCTACGGCGAGCTCCTCGCCCGCTTCAACACCTCCACCCTGGCCGACCTCCTCGGCGCCAACAACCTCCCCGCCACGACCCCCTCCACCGCCCGCGTCCCCGCCAAGGCCACCGTCCGCATCCCCTTCCGCTgcctctgcgccgccgccggcaacggCGCTAGCGTCGTCGGCCGGTCCGACCGCGTCCCCGTCTACACCGTCCAGCCTAACGACTGGATGGACGCCATCGCACGCAACGTGTTCGACGCTTTCGTCACCTTCCAGGAGATCGCCGACGCCAACAACATCCCCAAACCCGACCAGATTGGCGTCGGCCAGAAGCTCTGGATCCCGCTGCCCTGCAGCTGCGACCAGGTTTTGGGCTCCGACGTCTTGCACTACGCTCAtaccgtcgccgccggggagACCACCTCCGGGATGGCCGCCAAGTTCGGGGTGCTGGAGTCCACGCTGGTGACTCTCAATAAGATCGCCGACCCCAAGAACCTTCTCCAGGGCCAGATTCTTGATGTCCCGCTCCCTG TTTGCGCTTCGTCCATCAGCAGTACTTCGGCTGATCATAATCTGCTGCGCCTCCCGAATGGAGCTTATGCGCTCACAGCGCAGGACTGCATCCAGTGCAGCTGCAGTTCAAACACCTACCA GCTAAATTGCACCTCCACGCAAGGCAAGGGGTGCCCAGCAGTGCCGCCATGCAACGGAACACTGAAGCTTGGGCAAACAAACGGCACTGGTTGTGGATCCACGACGTGTGCTTACAGTGGTTATTCCAACAGCTCATCCCTCAGCATACAGACGACTCTTGTAAGCAACCAGACAACGGCTTGCCAGA ACTCAGGATCTGAGAGGTCCGAGTTCTCGGGGTCCATGTGGATGATGGTAGCTATCTCCTTCCACATGGTGCTGATCTTGATCTGCTTCCTTTGA
- the LOC100823816 gene encoding uncharacterized protein LOC100823816, which translates to MDKFAPSNAKKAMEDKEQKPKVPSADPGPDQNLSDLVARQQPQLQREHQPPNISEMKPLTREAYGGGMYGSEEGGGRTREPGRPRASATQSADGPEEPVARPRHPPPPSTGDRDLDITGQSYIQ; encoded by the coding sequence ATGGACAAGTTTGCGCCGAGTAACGCGAAGAAGGCGATGGAGGACAAGGAGCAGAAGCCCAAGGTGCCGTCGGCCGACCCGGGTCCGGACCAGAACCTGTCGGACCTGGTGGCtcggcagcagccgcagctgcagcgggagCACCAGCCGCCCAACATCTCCGAGATGAAGCCGCTCACGCGGGAGGCGTACGGCGGCGGGATGTACGGCagcgaggaaggcggcggccggactAGGGAGCCCGGGAGGCCGCGGGCCAGCGCCACGCAGAGCGCCGACGGGCCTGAGGAGCCCGTGGCCCGGCCCaggcacccgccgccgccgtccaccggcGACCGCGACCTCGACATCACCGGCCAGTCCTACATCCAGTAG
- the LOC100824125 gene encoding NAC domain-containing protein 22 — protein sequence MAMALANMEVDQDLPGFRFHPTEEELLDFYLSRVALGKKLHFDIIGTLNIYRHDPWDLPGMAKIGEREWYFFVPRDRKAGSGGRPNRTTERGFWKATGSDRPIRSAGDPKRVIGLKKTLVFYQGRAPRGIKTDWVMNEYRLPDVQGSGSAAPPKEDMVLCKIYRKATPLKELEQRASAMEELQQQQQRCGYGGKNGPFVAMVAGDRDDYLSSSSFEFDDVVQDNFLIPSSSSSSSSAAAASGNNNNNRKSDHAPKEAKREAEAAAVTVASMPCLPQAASHGASNTPGLKLPAASHGVFDFDLPSLQQLTAVASHGMSDLPSLQLPAAGHGALDWLQQDPFLAQLRSPWQDQHCLSPYAHLLYY from the exons ATGGCAATGGCGTTGGCCAATATGGAAGTCGATCAGGACCTCCCGGGCTTCCGGTTCCAcccgacggaggaggagctcctgGACTTCTACCTCTCCCGCGTCGCCCTCGGCAAGAAGCTCCACTTCGACATCATCGGCACGCTCAACATCTACCGCCATGACCCCTGGGACCTTCCCG GCATGGCGAAGATCGGGGAGAGGGAGTGGTACTTCTTCGTGCCGAGGGACAGGAAGGCGGggagcggcgggcggccgAACCGGACGACGGAGCGCGGGTTCTGGAAGGCGACGGGGTCGGACCGGCCCATCCGGAGCGCCGGCGACCCGAAACGGGTCATCGGGCTCAAGAAGACGCTCGTCTTCTACCAGGGCCGCGCGCCCCGGGGCATCAAGACGGACTGGGTCATGAACGAGTACCGCTTGCCTGATGTCCAGGGTTCCGGCTCTGCAGCGCCGCCCAAGGAGGACATGGTGCTCTGCAAGATCTACCGCAAGGCCACGCCGCTCAAGGAGCTCGAGCAGAGAGCCTCTGCCATGgaggagctgcagcagcagcagcagaggtgCGGGTACGGCGGCAAGAACGGACCGTTCGTGGCCATGGTCGCCGGAGACAGAGACGATTACCTGTCGTCATCGTCGTTCGAGTTTGATGACGTCGTCCAGGACAACTTCCTGATCccctcttcttcgtcttcctcgtcgtcggcggcggcggcgtctggtaacaataataataacaGGAAGAGCGATCACGCGCCGAAAGAAGCCAAGAGGGAAGCAGAGGCCGCGGCAGTCACCGTGGCATCGATGCCATGTCTGCCGCAAGCGGCAAGCCATGGAGCGTCGAACACGCCCGGGCTGAAGCTCCCTGCGGCGAGCCATGGAGTGTTCGACTTCGACCTGCCCAGCCTGCAGCAGCTCACGGCGGTGGCTAGCCATGGGATGAGTGATCTGCCCAGCCTGCAGCTCCCGGCGGCGGGGCATGGGGCCTTGGACTGGCTGCAGCAGGACCCGTTCCTGGCACAGCTGCGAAGCCCGTGGCAGGACCAGCATTGCCTGTCCCCTTACGCGCATCTGCTCTACTATTGA
- the LOC100828462 gene encoding L-type lectin-domain containing receptor kinase IX.1 yields the protein MDCFATPLYTFVSRSDSTRMTTLFGLLAFAGAALLAAAGMASGQQQGGVSSIIKQETFDSMLSGRGQAGCEGGAFYTYDAFVEAASNFSGFGTTGDEETRKRELAAFFGQTSLVTQGYCWVKARSSTIARYYGRGPIQLSFDYNYWRAGEALGLDLLKDPDLVSTDPVVAFKTAIWFWMTSWPPKPSCHAAMTGGWTPSAQDRDAGLLPGYGMTTNLLTGGTGCGKDHGSPEAMAQVSYYKKYCDILQTGYGEDLFCGKQSLAQAPSVPQPPQNSGGRSPLSRIGLLVGVSVGSVLFLIIIGSLIWLFVRRRRRMQVETREEAMEQGLDERNFFDDDQAMEDDFEKGTGPKRFRYSDLVVATDNFSDDKKLGQGGFGLVYKGFLHELNLHVAIKRVSKGSKQGRKEYASEVRVIRRLRHRNLVQLIGWCHGGGELLLVYEFMPNGSLDRHHYGATNAMLSWPVRHEIVLGLGSALLYLHQDWEQCVLHRDIKPSNVMLDASFNAKLGDFGLARLVDHGQGSLTTALAGTMGYMDPECMSTARTNTESDIYSFGVVLLEIACGRRPIVVADQEEDTIHLTQFVWDSYGRGRILDAADARLEGEFDVREMECVMVVGLWCSQLDCSLRPSIRQAVNVLRFEAPLPVLPARMPVATYMPPVDRQSCTSSDVTGGSSNSAATAQSRSTETSSIRQQT from the exons ATGGATTGCTTTGCCACCCCGCTGTACACATTTGTTTCTCGCTCAGATTCCACACGCATGACGACGCTCTTTGGGTTGCTCGCtttcgccggcgccgcgctgctcgccgcggccggcatgGCCAGCGGCCAGCAGCAGGGCGGCGTGTCGTCCATCATCAAGCAGGAGACGTTCGATTCCATGCTGAGCGGCCGCGGCCAGGCCGGCTGCGAGGGCGGGGCGTTCTACACCTACGACGCCTTCGTGGAGGCCGCGAGCAACTTCAGCGGCTTCGGCACCACAGGCGACGAGGAGACACGCAAGCGCGAGCTCGCCGCCTTCTTTGGGCAGACCTCCCTCGTAACACAAG GTTACTGCTGGGTGAAAGCGCGGAGCTCGACGATTGCACGATACTACGGACGAGGCCCCATACAGCTGAGTTT CGACTACAATTACTGGCGGGCCGGGGAGGCGTTGGGGCTGGACCTGCTGAAGGACCCGGACCTGGTGTCCACGGACCCTGTGGTGGCATTCAAGACGGCCATCTGGTTCTGGATGACGTCGTGGCCGCCCAAGCCGTCGTGCCACGCGGCCATGACCGGCGGCTGGACCCCGTCCGCCCAAGACCGCGATGCCGGGTTGCTTCCCGGGTACGGCATGACCACCAACCTCCTCACCGGCGGGACGGGGTGCGGCAAGGACCATGGGAGCCCCGAGGCCATGGCGCAGGTCAGCTACTACAAGAAGTACTGCGACATCCTCCAAACGGGCTACGGTGAAGACCTGTTCTGTGGGAAGCAGAGTCTCGCACAAGCGCCGTCAGTTCCGCAGCCTCCACAAAATTCGGGAG GACGTTCGCCTCTTTCCAGAATTGGGCTTCTGGTCGGTGTATCTGTCGGTTCTGTATTGTTCTTGATCATTATCGGCTCCTTGATCTGGCTCTTTgtacgacggcgacggcggatgCAAGTTGAAACCCGCGAGGAAGCGATGGAGCAAGGGCTGGATGAGAGGAACTTCTTCGACGACGATCAGGCCATGGAAGACGATTTCGAGAAAGGGACCGGGCCCAAGCGGTTTCGCTACAGCGACTTGGTCGTAGCCACCGACAACTTTTCTGATGATAAGAAGCTTGGCCAAGGAGGCTTTGGCTTGGTGTATAAAGGATTTCTGCACGAATTGAACCTTCATGTGGCTATCAAGAGAGTTTCCAAGGGATCCAAACAGGGGAGGAAAGAGTATGCCTCGGAGGTAAGGGTCATAAGGCGGCTTCGGCATAGGAATCTCGTGCAGCTTATTGGTTGGTGTCATGGAGGCGGCGAGCTTCTCCTTGTGTACGAGTTCATGCCCAATGGTAGCCTCGACCGGCATCACTATGGCGCCACGAACGCCATGCTTTCATGGCCAGTTAG GCATGAGATTGTTCTCGGGTTGGGCTCTGCACTTCTATACCTACACCAAGACTGGGAACAATGTGTTCTGCATAGGGACATCAAGCCAAGCAATGTCATGCTAGACGCATCGTTCAATGCCAAGCTCGGCGATTTCGGGCTCGCCAGGCTCGTTGACCACGGTCAAGGGTCACTCACGACGGCGCTCGCCGGCACAATGGGGTACATGGACCCAGAATGCATGAGCACCGCGAGGACCAACACGGAGTCAGACATCTACAGCTTTGGCGTCGTTCTCCTAGAGATCGCGTGTGGCAGGCGGCCTATAGTGGTGGCTGATCAGGAGGAAGACACGATCCACCTGACTCAATTTGTTTGGGATTCTTATGGCAGGGGAAGGATTCTGGACGCTGCCGATGCGCGGCTAGAAGGAGAATTCGACGTCCGAGAGATGGAGTGTGTGATGGTCGTCGGGCTGTGGTGTTCTCAGCTTGATTGCAGCCTGAGACCGTCGATTAGACAAGCTGTGAACGTGCTGAGGTTCGAGGCGCCACTGCCGGTCCTGCCTGCAAG